A section of the Bacteroidales bacterium genome encodes:
- a CDS encoding rhomboid family intramembrane serine protease, with amino-acid sequence MNYYSPTRFRLMPPVVKNILIINGLMFLATYLFQSKFDLDLTHYLGLYYFKSENFQWYQLISHMFMHGNFMHIFSNMFALWMFGSAIENIWGSKRFAYYYFFTGLGAAALHLLISWFRFYGLEQAIIAYKNSPSPESFAYLIVNYFPEYQLQLNDFISSWSLLRNDPSFVSDSFKFLDYQYLTQINIPTVGASGAVFGLLLAFGMIFPNALIYLYFFVPIKAKYFVILYGFFELYSGIMNQPGDNVAHFAHLGGMLFGLILILFWRKKYRSY; translated from the coding sequence ATGAATTATTATTCTCCTACTCGATTTAGATTGATGCCACCCGTTGTAAAAAACATACTTATTATCAACGGCTTAATGTTTTTAGCTACCTATTTGTTTCAAAGTAAATTCGACTTAGATTTAACTCATTATCTAGGTTTATACTATTTTAAATCAGAAAACTTTCAATGGTATCAGTTAATCAGCCATATGTTCATGCACGGAAATTTTATGCATATTTTTTCTAATATGTTTGCTTTGTGGATGTTTGGCTCAGCTATTGAAAACATATGGGGGAGTAAGCGTTTTGCATACTATTACTTTTTTACAGGTTTAGGAGCGGCAGCTTTACACTTATTGATTAGTTGGTTTCGATTTTACGGTTTAGAACAAGCTATAATTGCTTACAAAAATAGTCCTTCTCCTGAATCTTTCGCTTATTTAATTGTTAACTATTTTCCAGAATATCAACTACAACTTAACGATTTCATTAGTTCTTGGTCTTTATTAAGAAATGACCCAAGTTTTGTGAGTGATTCATTCAAATTTTTAGATTATCAGTATTTAACCCAAATCAATATTCCTACAGTTGGAGCGTCGGGTGCTGTTTTTGGTTTATTACTTGCTTTTGGTATGATTTTTCCCAATGCACTTATATATCTTTATTTTTTTGTTCCAATAAAGGCAAAATACTTCGTTATTTTGTATGGATTTTTTGAACTTTATAGTGGTATTATGAATCAACCCGGCGACAATGTTGCTCATTTTGCTCACTTAGGCGGTATGCTTTTTGGACTAATACTTATATTATTTTGGCGAAAAAAATATAGAAGTTATTAA
- the mutL gene encoding DNA mismatch repair endonuclease MutL, whose product MDQVIHILPDAVANQIAAGEVVQRPASVVKELMENAIDAFAKNIRVNIKDGGKTSISIIDDGMGMSEVDARLAFERHATSKITEAHDLFAISTFGFRGEALAAISSVAQVELQTRKEGSEIGTKIEIHGSKLIKQEPIICQQGSIFTIKNLFFNIPARRRFLKSDAIEFKHILDEFHRIAMAHPSIAFYLSHNDTEIYNLQPSSLKQRIIHLFGKNLSNELLDISVDTSIISIHGFIGKPEFAKKKNSLQFFFVNNRYMRHPFLYRVILNAYEKLLLPETMPSYFIFFNCNPNTIDVNIHPTKTEIKFEDERAIAQILEAAVRQTLGKTNILPNIDFENESSIQLPNISKNQPLTAPKIHINPNYNPFDTKNKKTNASDWQKLFEGQPTTERQEKLDIIQNSISDASNENILQIKNQYLLVNIKSGLMLIDQYRAHVRVLYELLESKYQKDELYTEKLIFPETLELPAHEAEYFKYIIPHLKRLGFQITLLTNGVFNIEGIPSYWSNFNIISSLYDFIHQFNELEKNPDEINISDMLLKLAKSSAIKKGQILSENERQNLFDSLFSCSQPQYTPDGKKIFVTILNEEIDQLFN is encoded by the coding sequence ATTGACCAAGTAATTCATATACTACCCGATGCAGTAGCCAATCAGATTGCTGCTGGTGAAGTGGTTCAGCGTCCAGCTTCTGTAGTAAAGGAGCTAATGGAGAACGCTATTGATGCATTTGCTAAAAACATTAGAGTAAACATTAAAGATGGCGGAAAGACTTCTATTAGCATAATAGACGATGGTATGGGTATGTCTGAAGTAGATGCGCGTCTAGCTTTTGAACGTCATGCAACTTCAAAAATAACAGAAGCACACGACTTATTTGCCATCTCTACTTTTGGTTTTAGAGGAGAAGCACTTGCAGCCATTTCGTCGGTTGCTCAAGTTGAACTACAAACCCGTAAAGAAGGATCAGAAATAGGCACAAAGATTGAAATTCATGGAAGTAAATTAATAAAACAAGAACCTATTATTTGTCAACAAGGCAGCATTTTTACCATAAAAAACTTATTTTTTAATATTCCTGCTCGTCGTCGTTTTTTAAAATCGGATGCCATAGAATTTAAACATATATTAGATGAATTTCATCGTATTGCTATGGCACATCCATCTATCGCGTTTTATTTAAGCCACAATGATACCGAAATATACAATCTTCAACCTAGTAGCCTTAAACAAAGAATAATTCATTTATTTGGAAAAAATTTATCGAACGAATTACTTGATATATCAGTTGACACCTCTATTATTTCTATTCATGGTTTTATTGGCAAGCCCGAATTTGCGAAGAAAAAAAATAGCTTACAGTTTTTCTTTGTCAATAACCGTTATATGCGACACCCATTTTTATATAGAGTAATACTTAATGCATATGAAAAGTTGCTTTTGCCCGAAACCATGCCCTCGTATTTTATATTTTTTAATTGCAACCCTAACACCATCGATGTAAATATTCATCCAACTAAAACAGAAATTAAGTTCGAGGATGAACGTGCAATTGCTCAAATTCTTGAAGCAGCAGTTCGACAAACACTAGGAAAAACCAATATTCTTCCGAACATCGATTTTGAAAACGAAAGTAGCATTCAGTTGCCAAACATTTCAAAAAATCAACCACTTACTGCACCAAAAATTCACATAAACCCAAACTATAATCCCTTTGATACTAAAAATAAGAAAACTAATGCATCCGATTGGCAAAAACTTTTTGAAGGACAACCAACAACTGAGAGACAAGAAAAATTAGATATCATACAAAATTCAATTTCTGATGCTTCAAATGAAAATATTTTACAGATAAAAAATCAATACTTATTAGTAAACATTAAATCGGGCTTAATGCTCATTGACCAATATCGTGCACACGTTAGAGTATTATACGAACTACTTGAAAGTAAATATCAAAAAGATGAACTTTATACTGAAAAACTAATTTTTCCAGAAACATTAGAACTACCTGCTCATGAAGCTGAGTATTTTAAATATATAATTCCTCATCTTAAACGTTTAGGTTTTCAGATAACACTTTTAACAAATGGTGTGTTCAATATAGAAGGAATTCCATCTTATTGGAGTAACTTTAATATTATTAGCAGTTTATACGATTTTATTCATCAATTTAATGAACTTGAAAAAAATCCAGATGAAATAAATATCAGTGATATGCTATTAAAACTTGCCAAATCATCGGCTATAAAAAAAGGACAAATATTAAGCGAGAATGAGCGTCAAAATCTTTTTGACAGCCTTTTCAGTTGCTCTCAGCCGCAATATACTCCAGATGGCAAAAAAATATTTGTTACTATTTTAAATGAAGAAATTGATCAATTATTTAATTAA
- a CDS encoding pyrimidine/purine nucleoside phosphorylase has translation MIKINEYFNGNVKSMAIITHEGKATVGVMLPGNYEFGTSSEEKMEIIEGEMLVSIPGQEKKTYCKGQYFIVPANIKFNVEILRDTAYICYYK, from the coding sequence ATGATTAAAATAAACGAATATTTCAATGGTAATGTAAAATCGATGGCCATTATTACTCATGAAGGTAAAGCTACTGTAGGTGTAATGCTCCCTGGCAACTATGAATTTGGCACATCATCAGAAGAAAAAATGGAAATTATCGAAGGTGAAATGCTAGTTTCTATACCTGGGCAAGAAAAGAAAACCTATTGTAAAGGTCAATATTTTATAGTTCCAGCAAATATTAAATTTAATGTAGAAATACTACGCGACACTGCTTATATTTGCTACTATAAATAA
- a CDS encoding MMPL family transporter: protein MWQLIASVILRKKWYVLSTVAGLILIMLFFSKNVQMSYELAQMLPKSDSTFKQYLDFKEKFGEDGTVMVIGVTDTNFFTLSHFQDWYDINQKIKQLSGVEEVVSPTRIINLTKNDSIKKFSFIKVVAKRPESQQEVDSIKRELQKINFYKGLIYNLDKHLYLMAITINKKRISDKSRVFLVDSIDNYVKQYTQKYRVETHISGLPYIRTAQTEKIKNELFLFIILSIIVAFFVLIGLFRSFRSVMASLIVVGISVVFTIGLMGIFGFKITILTGIVPSLLIIIGIENCIFLLNRYLSEYDSHKNKVKALARIIQRIGTATFLTNLTTAVGFATFILSSSQILKEFGIVASINIMIEFLLSITLIPIILSFLPEPKERHTKHLKSHKTNFILNAIEIIIVKYKKWVFAFFVALLIMGIWGMTLMHTSGKMVDDLKKSDPILQDLSYFEANIGGIMPFEISIDTKKKNGVMQLKNIKKMNLLQEHIAQNYSIFSKPISIVELVKFAKQAYYNGNPEKYTMPKDDEATFILSYIPGKEDVNDSIAQKNPLHAFVDSAKKITRISYQMKDIGLKEMNNLKTELSSYIDSLFPKEKYNVVLTGNSVVYTKGTEYLIVNLLQSVFLAIFIISLIMGMLFTSIRMIAITVLPNLISLIVVAGLMGYFNIPIKPSTIIVFSIALGIAVDNAIHFLTRYRFELRTHNYDVKLAVLNSLHGNGISMLSSLLVLVLGFSIFIFSDFGGTQAMGILVTLTLLFSMFCNIILLPTLIYSFSDSLSKKSIDKPLLEMFDEPEIETDMDDENEVNNNSNL, encoded by the coding sequence ATGTGGCAACTTATTGCTTCTGTTATTTTGCGTAAAAAATGGTACGTGCTTTCAACGGTCGCGGGACTTATTTTGATAATGTTATTTTTTTCAAAGAATGTACAAATGTCATACGAGTTGGCTCAAATGTTGCCAAAGTCTGATTCTACATTTAAGCAATATCTTGATTTTAAAGAGAAATTTGGCGAAGATGGAACTGTAATGGTAATTGGAGTTACTGATACGAACTTTTTTACACTTAGTCATTTTCAAGATTGGTACGATATTAATCAAAAAATTAAACAATTAAGTGGAGTAGAAGAAGTTGTTTCGCCTACTCGCATTATTAATTTAACAAAAAATGATAGTATTAAAAAGTTCTCGTTTATTAAAGTAGTTGCTAAACGACCCGAGAGTCAGCAAGAAGTAGATAGTATTAAAAGAGAACTTCAAAAAATTAATTTTTATAAAGGATTGATATACAACTTAGATAAACATTTATATTTAATGGCTATAACCATAAATAAAAAACGTATTAGCGATAAAAGCCGTGTTTTTTTAGTTGACTCTATTGATAATTATGTCAAACAATACACACAAAAATATAGAGTTGAAACACATATTTCTGGATTGCCATATATACGTACAGCTCAAACCGAAAAAATAAAGAATGAATTATTTCTTTTTATAATATTATCCATCATTGTTGCATTTTTTGTACTTATTGGATTATTCCGTTCCTTTCGTTCGGTAATGGCTTCGCTTATTGTGGTAGGTATTAGTGTCGTTTTTACAATAGGTCTCATGGGTATTTTTGGCTTCAAAATTACTATCTTAACAGGCATTGTTCCTTCTTTATTGATTATTATAGGTATAGAAAATTGTATTTTCTTATTAAATAGATATTTAAGTGAATATGATAGCCATAAAAACAAAGTTAAAGCATTAGCCCGAATTATTCAGCGAATAGGCACGGCTACTTTTTTAACAAATTTAACTACTGCTGTTGGTTTTGCAACCTTTATTTTATCTTCTTCACAAATTCTTAAAGAGTTCGGAATAGTTGCTTCTATTAATATAATGATTGAATTTTTATTATCTATAACATTAATTCCAATTATTCTTAGTTTTTTACCTGAACCTAAAGAAAGACATACGAAGCATTTAAAGAGTCATAAAACGAATTTTATATTAAATGCTATCGAAATTATAATAGTAAAATACAAAAAATGGGTATTTGCTTTTTTTGTTGCTTTATTAATTATGGGTATATGGGGTATGACATTAATGCATACTTCCGGAAAAATGGTCGATGATTTAAAAAAATCCGATCCAATTTTACAAGATTTGTCTTATTTTGAAGCTAATATAGGGGGCATAATGCCATTCGAAATTTCTATTGATACAAAAAAGAAAAATGGTGTCATGCAGCTTAAAAATATTAAGAAAATGAATTTATTGCAAGAGCATATTGCTCAAAATTACTCAATTTTTTCTAAACCTATTTCCATTGTTGAATTGGTTAAATTTGCAAAACAGGCTTATTATAATGGAAATCCCGAAAAATATACAATGCCTAAAGACGATGAAGCTACTTTTATTTTGTCCTATATTCCAGGTAAAGAAGATGTTAACGATTCTATAGCTCAGAAAAATCCATTACACGCTTTTGTCGACTCAGCAAAAAAAATTACACGCATTAGTTATCAAATGAAAGATATCGGTTTAAAAGAAATGAATAATTTAAAAACTGAATTATCTTCTTATATCGATTCGCTCTTTCCAAAAGAAAAATATAATGTTGTTTTAACAGGTAATTCGGTTGTATATACCAAAGGGACTGAATATTTAATCGTAAATTTATTGCAAAGTGTATTTTTAGCTATTTTTATTATTAGTTTAATAATGGGAATGTTATTTACTTCAATAAGAATGATAGCGATTACTGTATTACCTAATCTTATCTCTTTAATAGTAGTTGCAGGTTTGATGGGATATTTTAATATTCCTATTAAACCTTCTACAATCATTGTTTTTAGTATTGCATTAGGTATTGCAGTAGATAATGCTATACATTTTTTAACTCGCTATCGATTCGAATTAAGAACTCATAACTACGATGTTAAACTAGCAGTATTAAATTCCTTACATGGCAACGGAATTAGTATGCTTTCGTCTTTATTGGTTCTTGTGCTCGGTTTTAGCATTTTTATTTTTTCCGATTTTGGTGGTACACAAGCAATGGGAATACTGGTAACTTTAACTTTATTATTTTCGATGTTTTGTAATATTATTTTGCTTCCTACATTAATATATTCTTTTTCAGATTCTTTATCTAAGAAATCGATTGATAAACCCTTACTCGAAATGTTTGATGAACCTGAAATAGAAACAGATATGGATGATGAAAATGAAGTTAATAACAATTCTAATTTATGA
- a CDS encoding NAD-dependent epimerase/dehydratase family protein, producing MKKILVTGGAGFIGSRLCEKLLESNEIFVVAVDNLLTGHIKKLPASHPNFRFIRADVNNRGEIAEIMMSWKFDFVFHYAAVVGVKRTIENPLLVLRDIDGIRNILELSKNTGVQRVYYSSSSEIYGEPVEFPQNEDTTPLNSRLPYAIVKNVGEAYLRSYQREFGLDYTIFRFFNTYGPKQSRNFVISKFIASALKNEDITIYGDGLQTRTFCYIDDNVDACIQAFNYNYYVNDVVNIGGDIETTILDLAKLIIRITGSSSKIVFLPPLKEGDMRGRRPDITKMQILISKPLISLEEGLKKILNEGLFELKYSDQNDDHICHSN from the coding sequence ATGAAAAAAATATTAGTAACAGGCGGAGCAGGTTTTATTGGTAGTCGTTTGTGCGAAAAATTGCTTGAATCAAATGAAATATTTGTTGTTGCTGTTGATAATTTATTAACAGGACATATAAAAAAATTACCAGCTTCACATCCAAATTTCCGTTTTATTAGAGCCGATGTTAATAATAGAGGCGAAATAGCCGAGATAATGATGTCTTGGAAATTTGATTTTGTATTTCATTATGCTGCTGTTGTAGGTGTTAAGCGAACTATAGAAAATCCACTTCTTGTTTTAAGAGATATTGACGGTATTCGAAATATACTCGAACTAAGTAAAAACACCGGTGTTCAGCGTGTGTATTACAGTTCTTCATCCGAAATATATGGCGAGCCTGTTGAGTTCCCACAAAACGAAGACACAACGCCCCTTAACTCTCGCTTACCATATGCTATTGTAAAGAATGTTGGGGAGGCTTATTTACGTTCTTATCAAAGAGAATTTGGACTTGATTATACTATTTTTCGTTTTTTTAATACTTATGGACCTAAACAAAGCCGAAATTTTGTGATTTCAAAGTTTATAGCTAGTGCACTAAAAAACGAAGATATAACAATTTATGGCGATGGCTTACAAACGAGAACATTTTGCTATATCGACGACAATGTAGATGCATGCATTCAAGCTTTTAATTATAACTATTATGTTAACGATGTAGTAAATATTGGAGGTGACATTGAGACAACGATTCTCGATTTAGCTAAGCTCATAATTCGTATTACGGGATCATCATCGAAAATAGTATTCTTGCCACCACTTAAAGAAGGCGATATGCGAGGACGACGTCCCGATATTACGAAAATGCAAATATTAATCAGCAAGCCTTTAATCTCCCTTGAAGAAGGATTGAAAAAAATCTTAAACGAAGGTTTATTCGAATTAAAATATTCAGACCAAAATGATGACCATATCTGCCATTCAAACTAA
- a CDS encoding polyprenyl synthetase family protein — MMTISAIQTKINEAIRLLKYPEKPAELYYPIVYILEDGGKRLRPTLLLLAYNLYSDDIEKALKPSIGLEVFHNFTLLHDDIMDKADTRRNRPTVHKKWNENVAILSGDAMMIHSFQYFYNLPDDVFKPALELFTKTALEVCEGQQFDMNFETQENVSIKDYMEMIRLKTAVLIAASLKLGGIIAHAPEKDLDLLYKAGISLGLAFQLQDDYLDVYGDTSVFGKNIGGDIEANKKTFLMLTAFEKANSQQLNQLKFYFNAEMSRQQKVESITSIYNQIGVPFITQQKVQELTNEALNLINQLTVKEKTSELKLLITSLIARNK; from the coding sequence ATGATGACCATATCTGCCATTCAAACTAAAATAAATGAGGCTATTAGATTATTAAAATACCCTGAAAAGCCTGCAGAATTATATTATCCAATTGTTTATATCCTCGAAGATGGCGGTAAGCGATTACGCCCGACATTGCTTTTGTTAGCTTATAACCTTTATAGTGATGATATTGAAAAGGCATTAAAACCTTCTATTGGACTAGAAGTCTTTCATAATTTTACCTTGCTACACGATGATATAATGGATAAAGCCGACACCCGTCGAAATAGACCAACTGTACATAAAAAATGGAACGAAAATGTAGCTATACTTTCTGGCGATGCTATGATGATACATTCATTTCAATATTTTTACAACTTACCTGACGATGTATTTAAACCAGCATTAGAATTATTTACAAAAACTGCACTCGAAGTATGCGAAGGTCAACAATTCGATATGAATTTTGAAACCCAAGAAAATGTATCAATTAAAGACTATATGGAAATGATTCGCCTAAAAACGGCTGTTTTAATAGCAGCCTCATTAAAGTTAGGAGGCATCATTGCACACGCCCCAGAAAAAGACCTCGATTTACTCTACAAAGCAGGTATAAGTTTGGGTCTTGCTTTTCAGTTACAAGATGATTACCTCGATGTATATGGCGATACATCAGTCTTTGGTAAAAACATTGGTGGAGATATAGAGGCAAATAAAAAAACATTTTTAATGCTTACTGCTTTCGAAAAAGCAAATAGTCAACAATTAAATCAATTAAAATTTTATTTCAATGCTGAAATGAGCAGACAACAGAAAGTAGAGTCAATAACTTCTATATACAATCAAATAGGTGTTCCATTTATTACTCAACAAAAAGTACAAGAGCTTACTAACGAAGCTTTAAATTTAATAAACCAATTAACTGTAAAAGAAAAAACATCCGAACTTAAGCTTTTAATTACTAGCCTTATTGCTAGAAATAAATAA
- a CDS encoding 4Fe-4S binding protein, with the protein MKRKVIQIVEEKCTGCGECVSGCAEGALQIIDGKARLISDVLCDGLGACIGTCPEGAIEIIEREAEPYDESKVMDNMVSFGKNTVVAHMKHLKEHDLHDYLKQAVAYLMEHKQELAFNAEDVIREVHFYSPHGSHGCPGSKTMQFKQTVKNATNDTDQPSELRHWPVQMHLVSPIAPYFQNADVLLAADCVAFSMGNFHSKYLKNRSLAVACPKLDSNQDVYVDKLVRMINEAKINTLTVMIMEVPCCGGLLRLVQMAMQQAERIVPVKMIKVSLQGDVLEEKWINFN; encoded by the coding sequence ATGAAACGTAAAGTAATTCAGATAGTTGAAGAAAAATGCACCGGTTGTGGTGAATGTGTTTCGGGATGTGCCGAGGGTGCTTTGCAAATTATTGATGGCAAGGCTCGTTTAATTAGCGATGTGTTATGCGATGGCTTGGGAGCTTGTATAGGAACTTGCCCCGAAGGAGCCATTGAAATAATAGAGCGCGAAGCCGAACCTTACGACGAATCGAAGGTTATGGATAATATGGTGAGCTTTGGTAAAAACACTGTAGTGGCTCATATGAAACATCTAAAAGAGCATGATTTGCACGATTATCTTAAGCAAGCTGTTGCTTATTTAATGGAACACAAGCAAGAACTAGCATTTAATGCAGAAGACGTAATACGTGAGGTTCATTTTTATAGTCCGCATGGTAGTCATGGATGCCCTGGTTCAAAGACGATGCAATTTAAGCAAACAGTAAAAAACGCTACTAATGATACCGACCAACCTTCTGAATTGCGACATTGGCCTGTGCAGATGCATTTAGTTAGCCCTATTGCCCCTTACTTCCAAAATGCCGATGTGCTTTTAGCTGCCGATTGTGTTGCATTTTCAATGGGAAATTTTCATTCAAAATATTTGAAAAACAGAAGCCTCGCAGTTGCTTGTCCAAAACTCGATTCAAACCAAGATGTTTATGTCGATAAGCTTGTAAGAATGATAAACGAAGCTAAAATCAACACACTTACAGTTATGATAATGGAAGTTCCATGTTGCGGCGGATTGCTCCGATTGGTACAAATGGCTATGCAACAAGCTGAGCGGATTGTACCTGTTAAAATGATAAAAGTAAGTCTTCAGGGCGATGTTTTAGAAGAAAAATGGATAAACTTTAATTAA
- the hcp gene encoding hydroxylamine reductase, with product MSMFCYQCQEAAKGIGCTVNGVCGKSDDLAQMMDVLMYTCKGLSVYTTELKKHGIETPEMDHFIMTSLFKTITNANFDKQSIVASIMEGLALKRKARTLLSSNGVKLDETTLPEAASWDAFTEQEIERKAPHVGVLATENEDVRSLRELLTYGIKGMAAYAEHAYNLGYEDKEIYAFMQKALVSTLNDQLSADELVALVMETGKFGVTAMALLDKANTTRYGNPEITKVNLGVRNNPGILISGHDLRDMEDLLKQTEGTGVDVYTHSEMLPANYYPEFKKYKHFVGNYGSSWWHQREEFEKFNGPILFTTNCIVPPLANASYKDRIYTTGAAGLAGAKHIGDRPEGGMKDFSEIIEHAKRCKPPVELEKGEIIGGFAHAQVFALADKVVEAVKSGAIKKFFVMAGCDGRMKDRNYYTEFAQKLPKDTVILTAGCAKYRYNKLPLGDINGIPRVLDAGQCNDSYSLAVIALKLKEIFQLNDINDLPIAYNIAWYEQKAVIVLLALLYLGVKKIHLGPTLPAFLSPNVAKVLVDNFGIGGITNVDDDMKMFLN from the coding sequence ATGAGTATGTTTTGTTATCAATGTCAGGAAGCAGCCAAAGGAATTGGTTGTACTGTAAACGGCGTTTGTGGTAAAAGCGACGATTTAGCTCAAATGATGGATGTGCTTATGTACACATGTAAGGGCTTATCGGTATATACTACAGAACTAAAAAAGCACGGGATTGAAACACCCGAAATGGATCATTTTATTATGACCAGTTTGTTTAAAACAATTACCAATGCTAACTTCGATAAACAGTCTATTGTTGCTTCCATTATGGAAGGCTTAGCATTAAAACGTAAAGCTCGAACATTATTATCATCAAATGGAGTAAAGCTTGATGAAACTACTTTGCCCGAAGCAGCTTCGTGGGATGCTTTTACCGAGCAGGAAATTGAGCGTAAAGCTCCTCATGTAGGTGTATTAGCTACCGAAAACGAAGATGTACGCTCTTTGCGTGAGCTATTAACTTATGGTATAAAAGGTATGGCAGCGTATGCTGAACATGCCTATAACTTGGGTTATGAAGATAAGGAAATATATGCTTTTATGCAGAAAGCATTGGTAAGTACATTAAACGATCAACTATCGGCAGATGAATTGGTTGCATTAGTGATGGAAACAGGCAAATTTGGAGTAACAGCTATGGCATTGCTCGATAAAGCCAATACTACGCGCTATGGCAATCCTGAAATTACTAAAGTTAACTTAGGCGTGCGGAACAATCCTGGTATATTAATCTCAGGTCACGATTTACGCGATATGGAAGATTTGCTCAAACAAACAGAAGGAACCGGAGTAGATGTTTATACACATAGCGAAATGTTACCAGCCAATTATTATCCTGAATTTAAAAAATATAAACATTTTGTGGGTAATTATGGTAGTTCGTGGTGGCATCAACGCGAAGAGTTTGAAAAGTTCAATGGTCCTATTCTTTTTACTACTAATTGTATTGTACCACCTTTAGCTAATGCTAGTTATAAAGATCGTATTTATACAACTGGGGCAGCAGGTTTAGCAGGCGCAAAACATATTGGTGATAGACCCGAAGGTGGAATGAAAGATTTTTCGGAGATTATTGAGCATGCAAAACGCTGCAAACCACCTGTTGAACTTGAAAAAGGTGAAATTATTGGTGGTTTTGCCCATGCACAGGTTTTTGCTTTAGCCGACAAGGTTGTTGAAGCTGTAAAATCGGGTGCTATTAAGAAATTCTTTGTTATGGCTGGATGCGATGGACGCATGAAAGATAGAAATTATTATACCGAGTTTGCTCAAAAACTTCCTAAAGATACTGTAATTCTAACGGCTGGTTGCGCAAAATATCGATATAACAAACTTCCATTAGGTGATATTAATGGCATTCCACGTGTTCTTGATGCAGGACAATGCAACGATTCGTATTCATTAGCTGTTATTGCCCTTAAACTGAAAGAAATCTTCCAGTTGAATGATATCAACGATTTGCCTATTGCATATAATATTGCATGGTATGAACAAAAGGCTGTAATTGTATTGTTGGCATTGTTGTATCTTGGTGTAAAGAAAATTCATCTTGGTCCCACTTTACCTGCATTCCTTTCGCCAAATGTTGCAAAAGTATTGGTAGATAATTTTGGTATCGGTGGAATTACCAATGTTGATGACGATATGAAGATGTTTTTAAATTAA
- a CDS encoding cupin domain-containing protein, protein MENFFNHSTSYSLINSIEYADGAIVSKIVKKNDAGNITLFAFDKGQLLSEHTAPFDAMVNIIEGVGLISINKVEYELKAGDFIIMPANIPHAVVAKDRFKMLLIMLKN, encoded by the coding sequence ATGGAAAATTTTTTTAATCATTCAACCTCTTATTCGCTCATAAATAGCATTGAATATGCCGATGGAGCCATTGTAAGTAAAATTGTAAAAAAGAACGACGCCGGTAATATAACGCTTTTTGCATTTGATAAGGGGCAATTATTGAGCGAACATACGGCTCCTTTTGATGCAATGGTAAATATTATTGAAGGAGTTGGACTTATAAGTATTAACAAAGTAGAATATGAGCTAAAAGCAGGCGACTTTATCATTATGCCGGCTAATATTCCTCATGCTGTTGTAGCAAAAGATAGGTTTAAAATGTTGTTAATTATGCTTAAAAATTAA